In one Pseudoliparis swirei isolate HS2019 ecotype Mariana Trench chromosome 23, NWPU_hadal_v1, whole genome shotgun sequence genomic region, the following are encoded:
- the LOC130189056 gene encoding jupiter microtubule associated homolog 1-like produces MTTTTNFKGMEPGSKSSSRVLRPPGGTSSISFGADDNSSPRKDKMVSNIFAEPEDIYAHRRNNPPSGKAVGTLCGEPSAPLRRCKQAILFPKNLEPELTTIHNSGAAFIWNQKREVENGQERANTESPDNGEAEPEEQEQEQEQEQEQEPEQEQEQEQPKETTQPSAPSGDANVATGSRRNPPGGKSSLILG; encoded by the exons ATGACAACGACAACCAACTTTAAAGGAATGGAACCTGGTTCTAAAAGCAGTTccag GGTACTACGACCGCCGGGTGGGACTTCCAGCATCTCCTTCGGTGCAGACGACAACTCGTCTCCCCGCAAGGACAAGATGGTCTCCAACATCTTTGCAGAGCCTGAAGACATCTATGCTCATCGGAGGAACAATCCACCCA GTGGCAAAGCCGTAGGAACCCTGTGTGGGGAACCCTCAGCCCCACTGAGGCGATGCAAGCAGGCGATTCTCTTCCCCAAGAACCTCGAGCCGGAACTGACCACCATCCACAACTCCGGGGCCGCCTTTATCTGGAACCAGAAACGAGAG GTTGAAAATGGTCAAGAACGAGCAAATACTG AGAGCCCTGACAATggggaggcggagccagaggagcaggagcaggagcaggagcaggagcaggagcaggagccggagcaggagcaggagcaggagcagccgAAGGAGACGACACAGCCCTCTGCCCCGTCGGGAGATGCCAACGTGGCCACGGGCAGCCGGAGAAACCCCCCCGGTGGAAAGTCCAGCCTCATCCTGGGTTGA
- the LOC130188106 gene encoding small ubiquitin-related modifier 2-like: MADEKPKESVKTESNEHINLKVAGQDGSIVQFKIKRHTALIKLMKAYCDRQGLAMRQIRFRFDGQPINENDTPSQLEMEDEDTIDVFQQQTGGLIL, translated from the exons ATGGCTGATGAAAAACCAAAG GAATCGGTCAAGACAGAAAGCAACGAACACATAAACCTGAAGGTAGCAGGTCAGGATGGATCTATAGTGCAATTCAAGATCAAAAGACATACGGCGCTCATCAAACTCATGAAGGCCTACTGCGACAGACAG GGACTTGCAATGCGGCAAATCCGTTTCAGGTTTGATGGACAGCCAATAAATGAGAACGACACACCGTCACAG TTGGAGATGGAAGATGAAGATACAATTGACGTGTTTCAGCAACAGACTGGAGGCCTCATTTTATGA